One Pseudomonas sp. FP1742 genomic window carries:
- the dnaX gene encoding DNA polymerase III subunit gamma/tau, producing the protein MSYQVLARKWRPRSFREMVGQTHVLKALINALDSQRLHHAYLFTGTRGVGKTTIARIIAKCLNCETGITSTPCGECSVCREIDEGRFVDLIEIDAASRTKVEDTRELLDNVQYAPSRGRFKVYLIDEVHMLSSHSFNALLKTLEEPPPYVKFILATTDPQKLPATILSRCLQFSLKNMTPERVVEHLSHVLSVENVPFEDDALWLLGRAADGSMRDAMSLTDQAIAFGEGKVLAADVRAMLGTLDHGQVYDVLHALIEGDAKALLEAVRHLAEQGPDWNGVLSEILNVLHRVAIAQALPEGVDNGHGDRDRVLALAQALPAEDVQFYYQMGLIGRRDLPLAPDPRGGFEMVLLRMLAFRPADTEDAPRQPLKPVGISQATVDSANSVAAAQVIAPVVAAAVAPVPVAPVVAPAPVPAVAPESVAPVVVPEPEPVVEPATVEEVVDLPWNDPVEPEVVQLPAVEPMLETAGEQPELPPMPMPTPDSVVPDAPEWAAAPIPEPSVAEVDAATPGIDLDDEPPLDEDYIEPDMDSAYSYLDDLASEHTAEPAAQPEPEPAAMPATGLALQWLELFPKLPVSGMTGSIAANCTLIAVDGDNWLLHLDPAHSALFNATQQRRLNDALNQHHGRTLTLSIELIKPEQETPAQAASRRRVDRQREAEESIHGDPFIQQMKQQFEAVVRHDTIEPVEALVSQG; encoded by the coding sequence ATGAGTTATCAGGTTCTTGCACGTAAATGGCGTCCGCGCTCGTTCCGCGAAATGGTCGGCCAGACCCATGTGCTCAAGGCTCTGATCAATGCCTTGGACAGCCAGCGGCTGCACCACGCCTATCTGTTTACCGGTACCCGTGGGGTCGGCAAGACCACTATCGCGCGGATCATCGCCAAATGCCTGAACTGTGAAACAGGTATCACTTCGACCCCCTGCGGCGAGTGTTCGGTGTGCCGCGAAATCGATGAAGGCCGCTTCGTCGACCTGATCGAGATCGACGCCGCGAGCCGGACCAAGGTCGAAGACACCCGCGAACTGCTCGACAACGTGCAGTACGCGCCGAGCCGCGGGCGCTTCAAGGTCTACCTGATCGACGAAGTGCACATGCTCTCCAGCCATTCCTTCAATGCGCTGTTGAAAACCCTCGAAGAGCCGCCGCCCTACGTCAAGTTCATCCTGGCCACCACCGATCCGCAGAAACTTCCGGCAACGATTCTTTCGCGGTGCCTGCAGTTCTCCCTGAAGAACATGACCCCGGAACGCGTGGTCGAGCATTTGAGCCATGTGCTGAGCGTCGAGAACGTACCGTTCGAAGACGACGCACTGTGGCTGCTGGGCCGCGCCGCCGACGGTTCGATGCGCGACGCCATGAGTCTGACCGACCAGGCCATCGCCTTCGGTGAAGGCAAGGTCCTGGCCGCCGACGTGCGGGCGATGCTCGGCACCCTCGATCATGGTCAGGTCTACGACGTTCTGCATGCGCTGATCGAAGGCGATGCCAAGGCATTGCTCGAGGCCGTGCGCCATCTGGCCGAGCAAGGTCCGGACTGGAACGGCGTGCTCTCGGAAATTCTCAACGTGTTGCACCGTGTCGCCATCGCCCAGGCCCTGCCTGAAGGCGTCGACAACGGCCATGGCGACCGCGATCGCGTATTGGCGCTGGCCCAGGCCCTGCCGGCCGAAGATGTGCAGTTCTATTACCAGATGGGGCTGATCGGTCGCCGGGATTTGCCCCTGGCGCCGGATCCGCGCGGCGGCTTCGAAATGGTCCTGCTGCGAATGCTCGCGTTCCGACCGGCAGACACCGAGGACGCTCCGAGGCAACCGCTAAAGCCAGTGGGGATCAGCCAGGCCACAGTTGATTCCGCAAACTCAGTGGCTGCCGCGCAGGTTATTGCGCCGGTAGTTGCAGCGGCCGTTGCACCGGTTCCAGTTGCGCCCGTGGTTGCACCAGCGCCTGTCCCGGCTGTTGCGCCTGAATCCGTCGCGCCGGTGGTCGTGCCTGAGCCCGAGCCAGTGGTCGAGCCCGCAACGGTCGAAGAAGTCGTCGATCTGCCCTGGAACGATCCGGTAGAGCCTGAGGTTGTCCAGCTGCCCGCCGTCGAGCCGATGCTGGAGACGGCCGGCGAACAACCCGAATTACCACCGATGCCCATGCCGACGCCGGACAGCGTGGTGCCGGATGCGCCCGAGTGGGCCGCTGCGCCGATTCCGGAACCGTCCGTGGCCGAAGTCGATGCCGCCACGCCAGGCATTGACCTGGATGACGAACCGCCGTTGGACGAGGACTACATCGAGCCGGACATGGATTCGGCCTACAGCTACCTCGATGATCTGGCCAGCGAGCACACTGCCGAGCCCGCGGCGCAGCCCGAGCCTGAGCCGGCCGCGATGCCGGCCACCGGCCTGGCCCTGCAATGGCTGGAATTGTTCCCGAAACTGCCGGTGTCCGGCATGACCGGCAGCATTGCCGCCAACTGCACGCTGATCGCCGTCGATGGCGACAACTGGCTGTTGCACCTGGACCCGGCCCACAGCGCCTTGTTCAACGCGACGCAACAACGTCGCCTCAACGATGCGCTGAACCAGCATCACGGGCGCACGCTGACCCTGAGCATCGAGCTGATCAAGCCTGAGCAGGAGACCCCGGCCCAGGCCGCGTCCCGGCGTCGGGTCGACCGTCAGCGCGAGGCCGAGGAATCGATCCATGGCGATCCGTTCATCCAGCAAATGAAGCAGCAGTTCGAGGCGGTGGTCCGTCACGATACTATTGAACCTGTCGAAGCCCTGGTCAGTCAGGGCTAA
- a CDS encoding bifunctional diguanylate cyclase/phosphodiesterase, giving the protein MDEKYRRAVDAAAIFSETDLNGRITYVNDQFCAVSGYSREELLGQNHRLLNSGLHSTDFFTAMWRTIALGNIWKGEICNRAKDGSLYWVDSTMVPVLDDATGRVHRYLSIRFDISEKRQLLQSLQWRVGHDVLTGLPNRAFLSELLDQALEFSRQENIPLAVCMLDLDGFKAVNDGYGHASGDMLLVEVAKRLRDIVRGEDVVARLAGDEFVLVLRYVRDLPELRAALNRVLGAISAPYTLHGKDINVFASIGVTLFPYDQEDAETLLRHADQAMYVAKQRGRNRFHLFDVSRDQEVKATHQTVERVRQALVAGELRLHFQPKVNMRRGEVVGFEALLRWEHPQNGMLPPREFLPLVEDTDLIIDIGEWVMDQVLSQLHRWQQAGQGWPVSINIAARHFQRADFVDRLKQVLARHAQVAPRMLDLEIVESVAIENIQHVSACLQACQALGVQFSLGDFGTGYSSLSYLKRLQTQTIKIDKSFVRDILIDRDDLALTTAVIGLARAFGRQVIAEGLESVEHGELLLRLGCEVAQGYFIARPMPPAEVPDWVAGFDVPPQWRALDQTA; this is encoded by the coding sequence ATGGATGAGAAATACCGCAGGGCCGTGGATGCTGCCGCTATATTTTCCGAGACCGATCTGAACGGTCGGATCACTTACGTCAACGATCAATTTTGCGCCGTATCCGGCTACAGCCGCGAGGAGCTGCTGGGGCAGAATCATCGCCTGCTGAACTCCGGCCTGCATTCCACCGACTTCTTCACCGCCATGTGGCGCACCATCGCCCTGGGCAATATCTGGAAGGGCGAGATCTGTAATCGCGCCAAGGATGGCAGCCTGTATTGGGTCGACAGCACGATGGTGCCCGTGCTCGATGACGCCACCGGCCGGGTTCACCGATACCTGTCGATTCGTTTCGATATCAGCGAAAAACGCCAATTGCTGCAATCCCTGCAATGGCGGGTCGGACATGATGTGCTGACCGGATTGCCCAATCGCGCGTTCCTGTCGGAATTGCTGGATCAGGCGCTGGAATTCTCCCGGCAAGAAAACATTCCACTGGCGGTGTGCATGCTTGACCTTGACGGGTTCAAGGCGGTCAACGACGGCTACGGTCATGCCAGTGGCGATATGTTGCTGGTGGAAGTGGCCAAGCGTCTGCGCGACATTGTGCGTGGCGAAGATGTGGTGGCGCGGCTGGCCGGTGACGAGTTCGTGCTGGTGTTGCGTTACGTGCGGGATCTGCCGGAATTGCGCGCGGCGCTGAACCGCGTGCTGGGGGCGATTTCGGCGCCTTACACGCTGCACGGCAAGGACATCAATGTGTTTGCCAGTATTGGCGTCACCCTGTTTCCCTATGACCAAGAAGATGCCGAAACCTTGCTGCGGCACGCCGATCAGGCGATGTACGTGGCCAAGCAACGCGGGAGAAACCGCTTTCATCTGTTCGATGTGTCCCGGGATCAGGAGGTCAAGGCCACGCACCAGACCGTCGAGCGGGTGCGTCAGGCGCTGGTCGCCGGTGAGTTGCGCCTGCATTTTCAGCCCAAGGTGAACATGCGCCGTGGTGAGGTTGTCGGTTTCGAGGCGTTGTTGCGTTGGGAGCATCCGCAAAACGGCATGCTGCCGCCTCGGGAGTTCTTGCCGCTGGTGGAAGACACCGATCTGATCATCGATATCGGCGAATGGGTGATGGACCAGGTGCTGTCGCAATTACATCGCTGGCAGCAGGCGGGGCAGGGTTGGCCGGTGAGTATCAACATCGCGGCGCGACATTTTCAGCGCGCGGACTTCGTCGACCGGCTCAAACAGGTGCTTGCTCGGCACGCGCAAGTTGCTCCGCGGATGCTCGATCTGGAAATCGTCGAGTCGGTGGCGATCGAGAATATCCAGCACGTCAGCGCCTGTTTGCAGGCCTGTCAGGCGTTGGGAGTGCAGTTTTCCCTGGGTGACTTTGGCACGGGTTACTCGTCCCTGAGCTACCTCAAGCGTCTGCAAACCCAGACCATCAAGATCGACAAGTCATTCGTGCGCGACATTCTGATAGACCGGGATGACCTGGCCCTGACCACCGCGGTGATTGGCCTGGCTCGGGCGTTCGGCCGGCAGGTGATTGCCGAGGGACTGGAAAGCGTTGAGCACGGTGAACTGTTGTTGCGGCTGGGGTGCGAAGTCGCTCAGGGTTATTTCATCGCCCGACCCATGCCCCCCGCGGAGGTGCCGGACTGGGTGGCGGGGTTTGACGTTCCACCGCAATGGCGGGCACTCGACCAGACGGCCTGA
- the ligA gene encoding NAD-dependent DNA ligase LigA, producing MTAAETRILELRAELDQHNYRYHVLDEPSIPDAEYDRLFHELKALEAAHPELITSDSPTQRVGSAALSAFTQVRHEVPMLSLGNAFEETDMREFDRRVTEGLDLPVGDLFGAGAAVEYSCEPKLDGLAVSLLYQDGVLVRGATRGDGTTGEDISVNVRTVRNIPLKLHGTGWPATLEVRGEVFMSKAGFERLNATQLEVGGKTFANPRNAAAGSLRQLDSKITANRPLEFCCYGIGQISADIADTHIGNLQQLKAWGMPISHELKKAHGIDECLAYYRDIGERRNALPYEIDGVVFKVNSIASQRELGFRAREPRWAIAHKFPAMEELTELLDVEFQVGRTGAVTPVARLKPVKVAGVTVANATLHNMDEVARLGLMIGDTVIIRRAGDVIPQVVQVVAGRRPENARPVQIPQQCPVCGSHVERTQLVKRSKGRETISEGAVYRCVGRLACGAQLKQAIIHFVSRRAMDIEGLGEKSVEQLVDEGLVSSPADLYALTFEQIVDLEGFAELSSKNLLSAIEDSKRPSLARFIYALGIPDVGEETAKVLARSLGSLERVQQALPQVLTYLPDVGLEVAHEIHSFFEDAHNRQVIANLLKHGLQIQDQGELGAEFAASTTLGGFLDKLNIPSVGPGGAQKLADKFGSLEAVMNADWLDMRQALPEKQATSVREFFAETQNRQLAEAAEKQLSDFGMHWQSEKKVVEGLPLAGQTWVLTGSLELMSRDIAKDKLESLGAKVAGSVSAKTHCVVAGPGAGSKLTKANELGLKVLDEEAFVEFLRKHNISV from the coding sequence ATGACTGCCGCCGAAACCCGCATTCTAGAGCTGCGCGCCGAGCTCGATCAGCACAACTATCGCTACCACGTGCTGGATGAGCCGAGCATTCCGGACGCCGAATACGATCGCTTGTTCCATGAGCTCAAGGCGCTCGAAGCAGCCCATCCCGAATTGATCACCAGTGACTCGCCGACCCAGCGTGTCGGCAGCGCGGCGCTGTCGGCGTTCACCCAGGTACGTCATGAAGTACCGATGCTCAGCCTTGGCAACGCCTTCGAAGAAACCGACATGCGCGAGTTCGATCGCCGGGTGACGGAAGGTCTGGACCTGCCGGTCGGCGACCTGTTCGGCGCCGGCGCAGCGGTGGAGTACAGCTGTGAACCCAAGCTCGATGGCCTGGCGGTCAGCCTGCTGTATCAGGACGGTGTGCTGGTGCGCGGCGCCACTCGCGGCGATGGCACCACGGGCGAAGACATCAGCGTCAACGTGCGCACCGTGCGCAATATCCCGCTCAAGCTGCATGGCACCGGCTGGCCGGCGACCCTGGAAGTGCGCGGTGAAGTGTTCATGTCCAAGGCCGGTTTCGAGCGGCTCAACGCCACGCAACTGGAAGTCGGCGGCAAGACTTTCGCCAACCCGCGTAACGCGGCGGCAGGCAGCTTGCGGCAGCTGGATTCGAAGATCACCGCCAACCGCCCGCTGGAATTCTGCTGCTACGGCATCGGCCAGATTTCCGCCGATATCGCTGACACGCACATTGGCAATCTGCAGCAGCTCAAAGCCTGGGGTATGCCGATCAGTCATGAGCTGAAAAAGGCCCATGGCATCGATGAGTGCCTGGCTTACTACCGTGACATTGGTGAGCGCCGCAATGCGCTGCCTTACGAAATCGACGGTGTGGTGTTCAAGGTCAACAGCATTGCGTCCCAGCGTGAGCTGGGTTTCCGCGCTCGCGAACCGCGTTGGGCGATTGCTCACAAATTCCCGGCGATGGAAGAACTCACCGAGTTGCTCGACGTGGAATTCCAGGTCGGGCGCACCGGTGCCGTGACCCCCGTGGCGCGTTTGAAACCGGTCAAGGTCGCGGGGGTCACCGTGGCCAACGCGACCCTGCACAACATGGATGAAGTAGCGCGCCTGGGCCTGATGATCGGCGATACGGTCATCATCCGTCGTGCCGGTGATGTGATTCCGCAAGTGGTGCAAGTGGTTGCCGGACGCCGTCCGGAGAATGCCCGGCCGGTGCAGATTCCCCAGCAGTGCCCGGTATGTGGCTCCCATGTCGAGCGCACGCAACTGGTCAAGCGCAGCAAGGGTCGTGAGACCATCAGCGAAGGCGCGGTGTATCGCTGCGTCGGCCGTCTGGCCTGTGGCGCGCAACTCAAGCAAGCAATCATTCACTTCGTATCGCGCCGCGCCATGGACATCGAAGGGCTGGGCGAGAAGAGCGTCGAGCAATTGGTGGATGAAGGCCTGGTGAGTTCGCCGGCCGATCTCTATGCCCTGACGTTCGAGCAGATCGTCGATCTGGAAGGCTTTGCCGAGCTCTCGAGCAAGAACCTGCTCAGCGCCATCGAAGACAGCAAGCGACCGAGCCTGGCACGGTTCATCTACGCCTTGGGCATTCCTGATGTCGGCGAAGAAACGGCCAAGGTGCTCGCGCGTTCTCTCGGCTCGCTGGAGCGGGTTCAGCAGGCGTTGCCACAAGTGCTCACCTACTTGCCGGATGTCGGGCTGGAAGTGGCTCACGAGATTCACAGCTTCTTTGAAGATGCGCATAACCGGCAGGTGATTGCCAATCTGTTGAAGCACGGCCTGCAGATTCAGGATCAGGGCGAGTTGGGTGCCGAGTTTGCTGCCAGCACCACGCTTGGCGGTTTCCTCGACAAGCTGAACATCCCTTCGGTCGGGCCGGGCGGGGCGCAGAAGCTCGCCGACAAATTCGGCTCGCTTGAAGCAGTGATGAATGCAGATTGGCTGGACATGCGTCAGGCACTGCCGGAGAAACAGGCGACCTCGGTTCGGGAATTCTTTGCAGAGACGCAAAACCGTCAACTCGCCGAGGCGGCCGAAAAGCAGCTGAGCGATTTCGGCATGCATTGGCAGAGCGAGAAGAAAGTCGTGGAAGGGCTGCCGCTGGCCGGGCAGACCTGGGTGTTGACCGGATCGCTGGAACTGATGAGTCGCGATATCGCCAAGGACAAGCTTGAAAGCCTCGGGGCCAAGGTGGCCGGTTCGGTGTCGGCCAAGACCCATTGCGTGGTCGCCGGCCCAGGCGCGGGCTCGAAGTTGACCAAGGCCAATGAGCTGGGGTTGAAGGTGTTGGATGAAGAGGCGTTTGTCGAGTTTCTTCGCAAGCACAATATCTCGGTTTAA
- a CDS encoding helix-turn-helix domain-containing protein gives MQISSLGPAIRRYRKVAGLTQAELGEKTGFDPKTISRFETGTYTPSVEALFLLADVLGVKLKAFFADLGDEDEQRAYLFSVIHKATPKDLGKLIAAVDQALSKP, from the coding sequence ATGCAAATTTCAAGTTTGGGTCCAGCCATCCGACGCTACCGTAAGGTCGCAGGGCTTACTCAGGCTGAACTCGGCGAAAAAACCGGTTTTGACCCCAAAACCATCAGCCGCTTCGAAACCGGCACCTATACCCCCAGCGTGGAAGCATTGTTTTTGCTTGCCGACGTGCTGGGCGTGAAGCTGAAAGCCTTTTTCGCAGATCTGGGCGACGAAGATGAACAGCGGGCGTACCTGTTCAGCGTCATACACAAAGCCACCCCGAAGGATCTGGGAAAGCTGATCGCAGCGGTTGACCAGGCCTTGTCCAAGCCTTGA
- a CDS encoding putative zinc-binding metallopeptidase, which produces MYRFFEQLSSRIAAPFMGERSRNSKVWHCRCGQSLFFRNSQCLACSGALGYQPQQSRLSSLQPGPQADTWWLDADPDAGVFRRCANLDSPAACNWLLPANDHDGLCIACRLNRTIPDLSIPENHERWRKVETAKRRLVAQLISLGLQVIPKTMDEASGLAFDFIGVDPEGKPPTTGHANGLITLDIKEADDAHREQVRVQMHEPYRTLLGHFRHETGHYYWDRLIANSAWLEPFRGLFGDERASYAEALEQHYQQGAPLDWQQHYVSAYATMHPWEDWAETWAHYLHMMDAVDTALGFGMSAQEMDFDYQPFAPSTLFDPQHPGAPAFLAFVNAWIELAGMLNELSRSMGQPDFYPFVLPPAVIAKLHFIHLVIQQEGGRADEVLAQ; this is translated from the coding sequence ATGTACCGTTTTTTCGAACAGCTCAGTTCACGCATCGCCGCGCCCTTCATGGGTGAGCGTTCGCGCAACAGCAAGGTCTGGCATTGTCGCTGCGGGCAGTCGCTGTTCTTTCGCAACAGCCAGTGCCTGGCCTGTTCGGGGGCGCTGGGTTACCAGCCGCAGCAGAGTCGCTTGTCATCATTGCAACCCGGCCCGCAGGCGGATACCTGGTGGCTCGATGCCGATCCTGACGCCGGAGTGTTCCGACGCTGCGCCAATCTCGATTCCCCGGCCGCGTGCAACTGGCTGCTGCCAGCCAATGATCACGATGGCTTGTGCATCGCCTGCCGTCTGAATCGCACCATCCCCGATCTGTCGATTCCCGAGAATCACGAGCGCTGGCGTAAAGTGGAAACCGCCAAGCGTCGTCTGGTGGCGCAACTGATCAGTCTGGGATTGCAGGTCATTCCCAAGACGATGGACGAAGCATCCGGCCTGGCCTTCGACTTCATCGGTGTCGACCCTGAAGGCAAGCCGCCGACCACCGGCCACGCCAATGGCCTGATTACCCTCGATATCAAAGAAGCCGATGATGCGCACCGCGAGCAGGTGCGCGTGCAGATGCACGAACCCTATCGCACGCTGCTTGGGCATTTTCGCCATGAAACGGGGCATTACTACTGGGATCGGCTGATCGCCAACAGTGCCTGGCTGGAACCGTTCCGCGGCCTGTTCGGCGACGAGCGTGCCAGCTACGCGGAGGCTCTTGAACAGCATTATCAACAAGGTGCGCCACTCGACTGGCAGCAACATTACGTCAGCGCCTACGCCACCATGCACCCTTGGGAAGACTGGGCGGAAACCTGGGCTCACTACTTGCACATGATGGATGCGGTGGACACTGCCCTGGGTTTTGGCATGAGTGCGCAGGAAATGGATTTCGATTACCAGCCGTTTGCGCCCAGCACGTTATTCGATCCGCAGCACCCCGGCGCTCCGGCGTTCCTGGCGTTCGTCAATGCCTGGATTGAACTGGCCGGCATGCTCAACGAATTGTCACGCAGCATGGGCCAGCCGGATTTCTATCCGTTCGTCCTGCCTCCGGCGGTGATTGCCAAGCTGCACTTCATTCACCTGGTGATTCAGCAGGAAGGCGGCCGGGCGGATGAGGTGTTGGCGCAGTAG
- a CDS encoding YbaB/EbfC family nucleoid-associated protein: protein MMKGGMAGLMKQAQQMQEKMAKMQEELANAEVTGKAGGDMVTVVMTGRHDVKRVTIDPSLVEGLSEDDKEMLEAVFAAAVNDAVRKIEANSQEKMGSMTAGMQLPPGMKLPF, encoded by the coding sequence ATGATGAAAGGTGGCATGGCCGGCCTGATGAAGCAGGCGCAGCAGATGCAGGAAAAAATGGCCAAGATGCAGGAAGAGCTGGCCAACGCCGAAGTCACCGGTAAAGCCGGTGGCGATATGGTCACCGTGGTGATGACCGGTCGTCACGACGTCAAGCGCGTGACCATCGACCCAAGCCTGGTCGAAGGCCTGAGCGAAGACGACAAAGAGATGCTGGAAGCTGTATTCGCCGCCGCCGTCAACGACGCCGTGCGCAAGATCGAAGCCAACAGCCAGGAAAAAATGGGCAGCATGACCGCTGGCATGCAATTGCCACCGGGTATGAAACTGCCATTCTGA